A stretch of Telopea speciosissima isolate NSW1024214 ecotype Mountain lineage chromosome 11, Tspe_v1, whole genome shotgun sequence DNA encodes these proteins:
- the LOC122644848 gene encoding uncharacterized protein LOC122644848, translated as MARQDGPDVGAAARFPARNPGTTSVGASDAIMCRAFPSTLKGAARQSFSRLKPRSLTNFVGLGRAFLAHFVSSRVHKKIVANLLSIKQHPDESIRNFLTRFNKEALEVQNLDQIMKFQALRSSIKDVELKKSLIMDEPINMYELFSRCKKHINLAEVLVAE; from the exons ATGGCAAGACAAGATGGACCAGATGTTGGAGCTGCAGCACGATTTCCTGCAAGGAATCCTGGTACCACATCTGTC GGAGCATCTGACGCCATAATGTGTAGAGCATTCCCCTCTACCTTGAAGGGGGCGGCAAGACAATCGTTCTCACGCCTCAAGCCGCGCTCCCTGACCAACTTTGTGGGGCTTGGACGGGCTTTTCTTGCCCACTTCGTGAGTAGCAGAGTCCATAAGAAGATAGTGGCCAATCTCTTGTCTATTAAACAACACCCTGATGAATCAATCAGAAACTTTCTTACAAGATTCAACAAGGAGGCATTGGAAGTGCAAAACCTGGACCAGATCATGAAATTCCAAGCTCTACGTAGCAGCATCAAGGATGTAGAGTTAAAGAAGTCCCTGATCATGGATGAGCCTATAAACATGTATGAACTCTTCTCACGCTGCAAGAAGCACATCAACCTGGCAGAAGTTCTTGTAGCCGAATAG